In the genome of Cupriavidus malaysiensis, one region contains:
- a CDS encoding putative bifunctional diguanylate cyclase/phosphodiesterase produces MIDSLLLLVIPLCLALGLGLGLGAAGGKRMPGKWGVRYTQWMFLLSACASVGMPSWVVLASGSLLHLGEGQQAAAAAFGVGAAAAAMVQLLRRAPLHWRGTAVVAAALATGLMATAGIELGRACGRPGAMPRACLDAFTPLSPVWLAVGVLMLASVAWLALRGRAHLAAVPPAPGGAADAAAVAPSGDARGLARRAHGRSPGSLTVRPSAQGEGHVGEYNAAEELPDRAAFARWLEQAIAHARFADTGCAVLLVHIADFREVDEVFEVRADDILAQDTSALAQAVLEPHDFLARLARDEFAVGVPELVSYGRAQELGSRLLGSLGEFVAARGLQMQIGVNIGIAIYPRDAQTSETLMQAARVSLAEARESGSNQVRQFNSAAGERARRVRVIRRDLWPAIEDDALSLEYQPKFDVRQRRVVGAEALCRWRHALLGAVNPAEFIMVAEQSGQIDKLDDWVIAAVCRQVRQWRDLGLPTVPVAINVSGLRFASRNFPQYLMEQIHQHDIPPSAVTLEITETAAMKDIGKSLETLAELQSLGIHVALDDFGSGYSSLGYLKRLRVGTLKIDRTLIGGLDADAQGRAIVGSMVALAHELRMRVVAEGVESTSQLDILAGMGCDEVQGYLLARPLEPGVFAELLRDSEAAAA; encoded by the coding sequence TACACACAGTGGATGTTCCTGCTGAGTGCCTGCGCCTCGGTCGGCATGCCCTCCTGGGTCGTGCTGGCTTCCGGCAGCCTGCTGCACCTCGGCGAGGGGCAGCAGGCCGCCGCTGCGGCGTTCGGCGTGGGTGCCGCGGCGGCCGCCATGGTCCAGTTGCTGCGGCGCGCGCCCTTGCACTGGCGCGGCACCGCCGTGGTGGCCGCCGCGCTGGCCACCGGCCTGATGGCCACCGCGGGTATCGAATTGGGCCGCGCGTGCGGCCGGCCGGGTGCGATGCCGCGTGCCTGCCTGGACGCCTTCACGCCGCTGTCGCCGGTCTGGCTCGCCGTCGGCGTGCTCATGCTGGCCAGCGTGGCCTGGTTGGCGCTGCGCGGGCGCGCCCACCTGGCCGCCGTGCCGCCGGCTCCCGGTGGCGCGGCTGACGCAGCCGCCGTGGCGCCATCCGGCGATGCCAGGGGGCTGGCGCGCCGCGCCCACGGCCGTTCGCCAGGCAGCCTGACGGTGCGCCCGAGCGCGCAGGGCGAGGGCCATGTCGGCGAATACAACGCCGCCGAGGAGCTTCCAGACCGCGCCGCCTTTGCGCGCTGGCTGGAACAGGCCATCGCCCATGCCCGCTTCGCCGACACCGGGTGCGCCGTGCTGCTGGTCCATATTGCCGATTTCCGCGAGGTCGACGAGGTGTTCGAAGTGCGCGCCGACGATATCCTGGCCCAGGATACGAGCGCCCTGGCCCAGGCCGTACTCGAGCCCCACGACTTCCTGGCCCGCCTGGCGCGCGACGAGTTCGCCGTCGGCGTGCCGGAGCTGGTCAGCTACGGGCGCGCACAGGAGCTCGGATCGCGCCTGCTGGGCTCCCTCGGCGAGTTTGTCGCGGCGCGCGGGCTGCAGATGCAGATCGGCGTCAACATCGGCATCGCGATCTACCCGCGCGACGCCCAGACCTCGGAGACGCTGATGCAGGCCGCCCGCGTCAGCCTGGCCGAGGCGCGCGAGAGCGGTTCCAACCAGGTGCGCCAGTTCAACTCCGCGGCAGGCGAGCGCGCGCGCCGCGTGCGCGTGATCCGGCGCGACCTGTGGCCGGCCATCGAGGACGACGCCTTGTCGCTGGAATACCAGCCGAAGTTCGACGTGCGGCAGCGCCGCGTGGTCGGTGCCGAGGCGCTGTGCCGCTGGCGGCACGCCCTGCTGGGCGCCGTCAATCCGGCCGAGTTCATCATGGTGGCCGAGCAGTCGGGGCAGATCGACAAGCTCGACGACTGGGTGATCGCCGCCGTCTGCAGGCAGGTCCGGCAATGGCGCGACCTGGGGCTGCCGACCGTGCCGGTGGCCATCAACGTGTCGGGGCTGCGCTTCGCCAGCCGCAATTTCCCGCAGTACCTGATGGAGCAGATCCACCAGCACGACATCCCGCCGTCAGCCGTCACGCTGGAGATCACCGAGACGGCCGCGATGAAGGACATCGGCAAGTCGCTCGAAACGCTGGCCGAGCTGCAGTCGCTCGGCATCCACGTGGCGCTGGACGATTTCGGCAGCGGCTATTCCAGCCTGGGCTACCTGAAGCGGCTGCGCGTGGGCACGCTGAAGATCGACCGCACCCTGATCGGCGGGCTCGACGCCGACGCGCAGGGGCGCGCCATCGTCGGCTCGATGGTGGCGCTTGCCCATGAGCTGCGCATGCGCGTGGTGGCCGAAGGTGTCGAGTCCACCTCGCAGCTCGATATCCTCGCCGGCATGGGCTGCGACGAAGTCCAGGGCTACCTGCTCGCGCGTCCGCTCGAGCCGGGGGTGTTCGCCGAGCTGCTGCGCGACAGCGAGGCTGCCGCGGCCTGA
- a CDS encoding response regulator, giving the protein MSSQSILVVDDSPSLRGMICACLRAAGYPVTEAGDGAQASELAAGADFSLLVTDLVMPGVDGLALIRALRAMPRHAALPILVLSTEGDDGVRARVREAGASGFLPKPFDPAQLLHAVGALLSPSDVG; this is encoded by the coding sequence ATGTCTTCCCAGAGCATCCTCGTCGTCGACGATTCGCCCTCGCTGCGCGGCATGATCTGCGCCTGCCTGCGTGCTGCCGGCTATCCGGTGACCGAGGCCGGCGACGGGGCCCAGGCGAGCGAATTGGCCGCGGGCGCGGATTTCTCCCTGCTGGTCACCGATCTCGTCATGCCGGGCGTCGACGGTCTTGCGCTGATCCGTGCCCTGCGCGCCATGCCGCGCCACGCCGCGCTGCCGATCCTCGTCCTCAGCACTGAGGGCGACGACGGCGTGCGCGCCCGCGTGCGCGAGGCGGGCGCCTCCGGCTTCCTGCCCAAGCCGTTCGATCCTGCCCAGCTCCTGCACGCCGTCGGTGCCTTGCTATCCCCCTCTGACGTGGGGTGA
- a CDS encoding chemotaxis protein CheW, giving the protein MTDNIKADGAGAEFLAFRLGREEYGVDILKVQEIRGYETVTQIANAPAYLKGVINLRGIIVPIIDLRIKFSQAAVSYDQYTVVIIVDLHDRTTGIVVDGVSDVLTLAPAQIKAAPLMSGDMDTDYIRGLGSIEDRMLILVDIERLLDTEELAALDAAAAA; this is encoded by the coding sequence ATGACGGACAACATCAAGGCCGATGGTGCGGGAGCGGAGTTCCTGGCATTCCGGCTGGGCCGCGAGGAATACGGTGTGGATATCCTCAAGGTGCAGGAAATCCGCGGCTACGAGACCGTCACGCAGATCGCCAACGCGCCCGCCTACCTGAAAGGCGTGATCAACCTGCGCGGCATCATCGTTCCCATCATCGACCTGCGCATCAAGTTCAGCCAGGCAGCGGTCAGCTACGACCAGTACACCGTGGTGATCATCGTCGATCTCCACGATCGCACCACCGGCATCGTGGTCGACGGCGTCTCCGATGTCCTGACGCTGGCCCCCGCGCAGATCAAGGCCGCCCCGCTGATGTCCGGCGATATGGATACCGACTACATCCGCGGCCTGGGCTCGATCGAGGACCGCATGCTGATTCTCGTCGACATCGAAAGACTGCTCGATACCGAAGAACTGGCCGCGCTCGACGCGGCAGCCGCGGCGTGA
- a CDS encoding PAS domain-containing methyl-accepting chemotaxis protein, producing the protein MRNNQPVTSHEYQLSPNDYLISRTDLKGRITFANRAFVEVSGYSHEELMGAPHNLVRHPDMPPEAFADLWHSLEAGHSWRGLVKNRRKNGDYYWVNATVTPTRVDGRVIGYTSVRAMAAPEQVAAASAAYARIRQGGSGLVVRDGAVVRTGLAGRLASLFRPNLKRRIVWSQGTALACFLLTLLAVEWQGGTAAAALRPWLWSGFGLALACAFASGVRLLSRVHRPVDEMLDFALRMGAGDLTTRYDYQSDDEVGALAQAMQTMQRSLLSVVHEIQEGMSSIATATRQVAAGNNDLSQRTEQQAASLEETASSMEELTGTVRQNADNARQASGLAANASETALKGGEVVGRVVETMQEINEASKKIVDIIGVIEGIAFQTNILALNAAVEAARAGEQGRGFAVVAGEVRSLAQRSANAAKEIKGLIGDTVARVDNGTTLVGQAGQTMEEIVQAVKRVTDIMGEISAASAEQSSGIEQVNQAVAQMDEVTQQNAALVEEAAAAAGSLEDQAGRLGEAVATFRISLQAEARPQRARRAEPALRPASAQA; encoded by the coding sequence ATGCGAAACAACCAGCCAGTCACCAGCCACGAGTACCAGCTTTCCCCCAACGATTACCTGATTTCGCGCACGGACCTGAAGGGGCGGATCACCTTCGCCAACCGGGCCTTCGTCGAAGTCAGCGGCTATTCGCACGAAGAGCTGATGGGCGCGCCGCACAACCTGGTGCGCCATCCCGACATGCCTCCCGAGGCCTTTGCCGACCTGTGGCACTCGCTCGAAGCAGGCCATTCCTGGCGCGGGCTGGTCAAGAACCGGCGCAAGAACGGTGATTACTACTGGGTCAACGCCACCGTCACGCCGACGCGCGTCGACGGCCGGGTCATCGGCTACACCTCGGTGCGTGCGATGGCGGCGCCCGAGCAGGTCGCCGCGGCCAGCGCGGCCTATGCGCGCATCCGCCAGGGCGGCAGCGGGCTGGTGGTCCGTGACGGCGCCGTGGTCCGCACCGGCCTGGCGGGCCGGCTCGCCAGCCTGTTCCGGCCCAATTTGAAGCGGCGCATCGTCTGGTCGCAGGGCACGGCGCTGGCCTGCTTCCTGCTGACGCTGCTGGCGGTGGAGTGGCAGGGCGGCACCGCCGCGGCGGCGCTGCGCCCGTGGCTGTGGAGTGGTTTCGGCCTGGCCCTGGCATGTGCCTTCGCCTCCGGCGTGCGCCTGCTGTCGCGTGTGCACCGGCCGGTCGACGAGATGCTCGACTTCGCCTTGCGCATGGGCGCGGGCGACCTCACCACGCGCTACGACTACCAGTCCGACGACGAGGTGGGCGCGCTGGCGCAGGCCATGCAGACCATGCAGCGCAGCCTGCTGTCCGTGGTCCACGAGATCCAGGAAGGCATGAGCAGCATCGCCACCGCCACGCGCCAGGTCGCGGCGGGCAACAACGACCTGTCGCAGCGCACGGAGCAGCAGGCGGCCTCGCTGGAAGAGACGGCGTCGAGCATGGAAGAGCTGACGGGCACGGTGCGCCAGAACGCGGACAACGCGCGGCAGGCGAGCGGACTGGCGGCGAACGCCTCGGAGACGGCGCTCAAGGGCGGCGAGGTGGTGGGCCGGGTGGTCGAGACGATGCAGGAGATCAACGAGGCGTCGAAGAAGATCGTCGACATCATCGGGGTGATCGAAGGGATAGCGTTCCAGACCAACATCCTGGCGCTGAACGCGGCGGTGGAAGCGGCGCGCGCGGGGGAGCAGGGACGGGGCTTCGCGGTGGTGGCGGGCGAAGTGCGCAGCCTGGCGCAGCGCAGCGCGAACGCGGCCAAGGAGATCAAGGGCCTGATCGGCGACACGGTGGCGCGGGTGGACAACGGCACGACGCTGGTGGGCCAGGCGGGCCAGACGATGGAAGAGATCGTGCAGGCGGTCAAGCGCGTGACGGACATCATGGGCGAGATCAGCGCGGCATCGGCGGAGCAGAGCTCGGGGATCGAGCAGGTGAACCAGGCGGTGGCGCAGATGGACGAGGTGACGCAGCAGAACGCGGCGCTGGTGGAAGAGGCTGCCGCCGCGGCCGGATCGCTCGAAGACCAGGCAGGCCGCCTGGGCGAGGCGGTGGCCACCTTCCGCATCAGCCTGCAGGCCGAGGCGCGGCCGCAGCGCGCCCGGCGCGCCGAGCCTGCGCTGCGGCCGGCCTCCGCGCAGGCCTGA